The Triticum urartu cultivar G1812 chromosome 5, Tu2.1, whole genome shotgun sequence genome contains the following window.
TGGGCATCTCCATAAATCACCACTAGGTCCCAAATAAACCTAGTTTTTAAATCCTGCACTGTCATTTTTATATGGTAATCCCCTTCATCTTGTGAGATCACATCAAGAGTAGTATAATTGACTCCTAATAAAAGTCCATCAGATTTCCCCCTAGCTGGAGTGAAATGCCAATGGAAGTCTCTACCAGCACAAATTTGTTGTAATTCATTTCTAGAAAACTGTTGTTTCATGGTCTCTTGTAATCCCAGAAAATCAACtttcatattcataatcattTCTCTAAGGAATCTTTTTTAATGTCTCCCTCAAAACCTCTCATATTTCACAAAATACCTCtcatttctttcttttttctttttcttagcAGAAGATTCTAAAAAATTTACAGTATAGGCAGTTTTAACCCCAGAACCTCTGGTggttttattttttccttttccctttttgATGAGAAAAGCTCTCTGACTATTTCCCAATCCTCATCTTCCCTTCCATCCTCTCCATCTTCGCCCTGATCTAAAAGATCTTCTAGGGTATGTTCCCGAGTGTCAATAATCTCATCCCCTCAGGCACATTAGGCTGCTTTTGTTTTTTATTAAAGTCAGACAACCACAGATCAATTCTAGCCTATTCCACATTTTTTATCAATTCTAAATTGTGTTTAATCATATCAGGATTATTTCCCAATTTAACTCCAACCCCCTCAGCAACCTTTTGAAAGAAACTGCCAGAATTTGGAAAATTCCCAATACAGGTCAACTCACCATAGTTGTCCTTCTTTGCTGCCCTCTCCTTGGCTAGCTCTATGATATTGCGATCTTCTTTTCCTTTTAATCTAATGCACCTTCTCaactcttcctcttcatctttaGGATCAACATCTCCTTTACCAGCCTTCATAATCTTGGTCTCAAAAGAGTCCGTCTCCTGGCTAGCTATATAGTCCACCGGCTCTACATATCCCAGCCCAATAGCTTGTGCCATTAGTTCTTGATCTGTCATATCCCCACCCTCATCCTGTTTGTCCTCAAGCACCATATCTTCATCAAAAGCTTCCACTTCCTCTCCCTCAGCAGTGTTTTTATCTCCAGATTGTGACCTTTTCACATTCTCACACCCTTTCAGATTAATCTGAAGCAGCTCATGTTGCCTCTTGACCTCCTTTTCAAGTGTTTTCCTAACAATCTAcatttcctttctcctttttttcttccaGCATCGGCTGTGCAGTCTGTCTAGCAGCCAATTCCTCTGCTTTTTGCAACCTAAGCATCAGGGTTTCCTCTCTCCCATGTGACTCTGCAACTACATCTGCCTCTGTTCTCTTTAGGAATTTCATTGGTTTGGCAAATCTCCCCAGTCTTCAAAACCAATTGTTCATACTGTTTCAGACCCAAACTCCCCAGGCTCATGTTCTGTTTCCCAGTGTCTGCTTGTTTGCTTTTCTTCTGCATGTCATTCTCTCTTTGTGTCTCAAAATTTTCTAGATCTAAATATTCCAACACCTTCCTTTTATTTCCCTCCTCAAACTTGTAGCAACCCTGTTCAGCAACTAAGTCAAACTCAAAGTTTATGTCATACAAAAGCAAGTCTTTAGTGGCTATCTCAGTCCCTACTGGAATCTTGTGTATGTCTCTCAACCCAACTTTCATTTTTATCTCTTCCTTGGAATGTATGTGCTCTACATCAACCTCCACTACTCGCCCCAAAGCAGAGCCAATCTCACACACCCCCAAGTAATGTCTCAGGGTGTCAGGCACTCCCCACATTTTTATCCACACAGAATGTAACTTCCCCTTGGCTTTATCATCTGGACACCAGAAGTCAACCTCAACCATTGCTCATGTCCCCAATAAAGTGAATTTTCCAATGTTCTTTAATTCCACCAGTTTAGCTTTGTAGGAAatcttatcagaaaggttgtaggaCTTTGAAATTTGGCTCTCCAGGTCCATCCCCATTCAAACATCTTGGAGAATCCATAAGCTACTGTGGTTTCATTCAGCTGCCCAGATTGAACCTTTACCAATGCCATTGGGTTTGTATGCTCAGCAGCTACAATGTATTTAGTGTGCTGCACCAATAAACATCCCAAACCCCTAGCTCCATATTCCACATACTTAGCTACAGGTTTGGCTTTCTTTAGAACTGTGCATTCATCAGTATTGTGTGATACTCTCTGGCACACCACACAAGAAAGTTTATTTTTGCAGTCACTCTTAAGATGTCCCTGTTCTTTGCATTTGACACAGAACAATTCCTTGTTGTTGTTCCCTGGTTCTTTCTTCTTTGGCACATCTTTTTCCCCTTCATCTTTCTGTTGCCCCTGTAGCTTCAGAGTCTCCTGTTTTGGCATGTTAGAAAGCACATACTGGTATTGTTGCGGCATTTGTTCCTGTGGCATGCATGAAGCCAAATTGTCCCAGACCTATTCCAACAGGTACCAGCTGAGGGAAGCTAGGTTTGTTCATCATAGGGAAACCACATGCCACCTGCATCTGTCCCCTTTGCATACCCACCTGTTGAACATTAGGATTGACTGTAGCAAAACTACTGCCAGATCCAATCTCTTCAATCCCACCATGAACACTTTATTGTTGCCCCCCACTCTGCCTGGGCCGAAATTTCCTGTCTTGCCATCAAGATCTCTACCATTTCCCATAGAGATACCTTCTCCCCCCAGAACCACTGCTGTTTGTCCCAGATCCCCCTCTGTAATTTCCATCTCTGTTCCTCTAGTCAAAACTATCATGATCTCTCCCATCTTGTCTATTGAAACCTCTCTCAGAATTGTTAGGCTTGCTATAATAATTACCTCTTCCTCCGAAGCCTGTTCCCCTGCCTAGCCTTGGACGCCAATTCTCCTGTCTATTAGCCATGTTCTCTTCTTCTCCCCAGGCAATCTCTTCTTCCTCAAGCCCGGTCTCTCTGTTCGCCGTCGCCTTGGATTTTTTTGGGTTTGGGGGGGTGGAGGAAGTCTGGTTCTGGAACGAGAGGTGGAATGCCTCTGTTATATATGTCCATCCCCTCCACGCCCCTTCCTAGGCACCCAATGTTGTCCACCTTATTGGGCCAGGTGCCCCAAAGCTCACATGTTCCCACTTTCCTCCTCTGATGTCTTCTCTGTTCTTTTTCCAGTAATCtgaattcccccccccccctcctctgAATTTCATCAACCACTTCCTCAAGCATATGATTTTCAGGAATATCTAGATTGAAAGCTTCCTTATCAATCCTGTCCAGCCTCTCATTCTCCACAAAACTAGAGACATCAACTCTTTGGGGAGGGTTAAAATCATCAGGCTCAATATCACTTAAAAACTCAGGGAATCTGGTATAACCCCAGATTATTGGATTTTTAGGTTTCATTTTAACAAGTGCCATATTTATATTACCACAATCATAGTTTCCCCAGCTAGGAGAATCAGTCTGAATCAGGTCCCTACTACACTCAGTTTGGATCCTATCAAATTTCTTCTTATCAGCATCACCCTCATGTTTCAGAAGCAAACTCTGAACATATTGAttcatttttttttcatttttcgatTGACTCGCTTGATTCGGCTTTGCATATCAATATCATAAGATTTCCCTCTATATTTGCAGGCAAAAGAAACACATGAAGGGATGGGTTTGCAGTCATTACCTGCATCTTCATCCTCATCGGAATCGGTACCTGAATCTTCGCTAGCCAACCTCCAGAAGCGGTTGTGGGCTAGCGAAGGCTTCAAGCATCGTTTCCGGTGAGGCGTGCCGAGCAGCGTGGAGTCGGGGTTGTCAGAGTTGGGGCGAGTCGAGCATAGCGACGTGGGGTCCGCGCCTCCTCCTGCAGTGGCTGGACCACCGGATCTTGGTGAATCTCGATCGGCGCCATGGCCGAGCCTGGGGCAGGGAGGGCCAGAACCCCCTCGCGGGATCTGAGTGCCGATTCCGTCATGGACGGGCGAGGTTCGTTGTCTCGAAGGAGGTGAACACGACCCACTTCCTTGCCACAGCCCTCACCGGCGAGTCCGCCTGATCCATCGCCCACAGCAGCACCTGGAGCGGGTGCTTGCGTCAACCCCGCCCGAACAGAGATCTCTCCTCCACTGCCGTCAGACTCTCGAAGGTTTCCTCCGCCTCCGCATACATCTCCTTTTTGCTGGTGTACCACGAACCGATCTCCCGCAGGCGAGCGCGCAGGCGCGCATCCCTGCCTGCAAATCTCCTCATCTTCTCCTCGCTGATCTCCACCATCGCCGCCGCAGTCGCCAACCAGGAGAGAGGGGGACGAGGGAGCTGGGGAAGGAAGTGAAGGACCGAGAGGGAACGGGGCGAACTCGCCATAAGTATTGCCTGAATTTAATCCCCCACCGGCTGCGATTCCTCTCCCACCGGCCGCAATTCCTCCCTCGCCGGCTCCCGAGACGTCGCTCCCGCCCGGGTCCTTCTCCTCGATGTGCACAACATGACAAGGAAAACGATCGTGGTGCCAGGGGCCAACACGAGCCCTCTCCTGGTCCGCGTGTCCACCATGCACCCCCACTCGTCGACGAGATCCACCGTCGCCAGGTGCGGGCCGAGCACGACCTCCCCGCGGTGCAGCCTGAGAGTCGTCGCCGTCCATAAATTGGCGGCGAACCACGCCGGCCACCGCCATGGTGCGGAGTCGCCTAGCGAGTCGCCAAGGAAAAGTGACGGAGCCGTCATCCCGATCATCGTCTCTGTTATATGAATTTAGAGTGTGAAATTTAAATATGTGGTTGCAGGGGACGGAAATGCTCTCTGTGGATATACCATAGGTCAATTTTGTGGTATATGCGGATGTAGATGCTCTTACTATTCCTCTCATGCTACCCACTGTTCGGGATCCATTTACTTTCCACTAGCGCTTAGTCCTCGGCCAAGTCATATTTTGCTTTTGTTCGATCGTGACATGCATGTGGACCTGTGGTGCACATGGCCACATGTTCATTCAGATGTCAACGATAAACCCAGCATAGTCGTGTAGTGTGTCTTATTCTTCCTGACAATTATTTCCTCCTTTATTCATTCACAAGGATCATAGCATCACTTGTAATAAGAGAAAGAGTACTCTAAGAGAAATAACCACATCCCGGGCGATGTCCATCCAGATATTCGAAAGAGAAAATTACAATGATTATAGATGACATGAGTAAAATCAAGCGGCATAAATCGCATAGTGTGTCTTTGTTATAGCTAGCGCGCTGGTGTCCTCGGCCAAGTCATATTATGAAATGTGTGCTCtcaagaaaataaaaaggaaacaCATCAGATCCACCGTCTAACAGTCATGATATCTTACATTGAGGTCTGTATAAGTTTCTTGTTTTAGTTTTTTTTTCGTTCTTAGGCATTCCGTttcataatataagagcgttgcTTACACTAGTGTGCTTTTATAATatgaaacagagggagtacatgttaTATCACTTTGACCATGACTTGTTCCACTAAGACCTAAACAATTGAGGAGGACTTTCTTGCTACGGCATAGTATATAAGTGCTTGATACGGCAGGTAGTCTAAGCACAGCATATATACGCCTACTCTTGCTTGCTGCGATACAACCGGCAAAAACAAGATGGGCATGCTACGAGTCGGAGGCTGCTTAGCACTGGCCTTCTCTCTGAGCTTCTTCTTCTCGTGCTCCGTTGCTTCTCCAGCTGATGGCTTCCTCCGGTGCCTGCTGAGCGCCAAGATACACAGCGAGCTCGTGTACACGCAGAGCTCCACCAACTTCACCGACGTGCTGGCCTCCACCATCAGGAACACCAAGTTCCTCACCAACGCCACGGCGAGGCCGCTGTGCATCGTCACGCCCGCCGACGCCTCCCACGTCCAGGCCGCCGTGCTCTGCGGCCGCGGGCATGGCGTGCGCCTCCGCGTACGCAGCGGCGGGCACGACTACGAGGGCCTCTCGTACCGGTCCGTGCGGCCTTCCGAGGTGTTCGCGGTGGTCGACCTCGGCGCCAACCTCCGGGCCGTGCGCGTCAACCGGCTCGAGTCCACGGCCTGGGTCGACTCCGGCGCCACCATCGGGGAGCTCTACTACGCCATCGCCAAGAACGACTCCCGGATCGCGTTCCCGGCCGGCGAGTGCGCCACCATCGGCGTGGGCGGCCACTTCAGCGGCGGCGCCATCGGCATGATGATGCGCAAGCACGGCCTCTCTGCGGACAAGGTCCTCGATGCCAAGCTGGTCAACGCCGACGGCGATCTGCTTGACAGGGCTGACATGGGGGAGGACCTCTTCTGGGCCatccggggcggcggcggcgggaacTTCGGCATCGTGCTCTCGTGGAAGATCCAGCTGGTGCAGGTCCCGCCGACGGTGGCGGTGTTCAACATCGCGAAGACGGTCGACGAGGGCGCCGTGGGCATCCTCGCCAGATGGCAGCACGTCGCGCCGGTTCTCCCCAGCGACCTCACCATAAGGGTGATCGTGCAAGGGCAGCAGGCCATGTTCCAGGCCCTGTACCTCGGGGCATGCGACTCGCTGG
Protein-coding sequences here:
- the LOC125506570 gene encoding berberine bridge enzyme-like Cyn d 4, coding for MGMLRVGGCLALAFSLSFFFSCSVASPADGFLRCLLSAKIHSELVYTQSSTNFTDVLASTIRNTKFLTNATARPLCIVTPADASHVQAAVLCGRGHGVRLRVRSGGHDYEGLSYRSVRPSEVFAVVDLGANLRAVRVNRLESTAWVDSGATIGELYYAIAKNDSRIAFPAGECATIGVGGHFSGGAIGMMMRKHGLSADKVLDAKLVNADGDLLDRADMGEDLFWAIRGGGGGNFGIVLSWKIQLVQVPPTVAVFNIAKTVDEGAVGILARWQHVAPVLPSDLTIRVIVQGQQAMFQALYLGACDSLVATMGDQFPELGMTSADCQPITWLQSAATPFISFGRNGTLEEALLSRTAGQSSAGKIKSDYVQRAIPKAAWEEIFSWFTMDGAGFILLEPHGGFMGSVPAAATPYPHRHGVLYVIQYIAFWQQGGDGTAATAWIGGLYDFMGQHVSKNPRRAYVNFRDLDIGQNDGTPESGEVWGERYFVGNYRRLAAVKAAVDPTDYFSNEQSIPPLR